A region of the Haematobia irritans isolate KBUSLIRL chromosome 5, ASM5000362v1, whole genome shotgun sequence genome:
CCACTAAACTGCAGCTAAGCTACATATCTAATTATGGGAGTTCTAATATAATACTGTTTTATTtagaatatggaaattttaaaaaagctgGGCTTTGATTCTTCTAATCAATGGATATTCTACGATGAACGTTTCCATAAATTCTTTGATTTCTTTGCGAACAACATAACCGATGCAAATATATTAATGGAAACTGAGGTTTTGGACCATGAGGAATATATCAAACGGAATCAGTATTTAGATGCGAAGGAACGAAAACATCGTCTAGATGAATTGGAACGTGAATATAGCGGTTTATTGTCTCCAAACACTGTGGACAAAATCGATTCTCTCCAGCAGGAATATGAAATAATGGAAAAGTCCTATAATGAATACAATGAGTTGGTGGAAGATATGAGGTATTTCCAATGTTTTATACTCCATGTGCTGTGATTAACAATTtaacgttgttgttgtttttttagagATACTAAGCATCTTTTAAACTGTGAGTTTAGTAAACTAGAAGATCGCTACAATATTcttaaaaataaggaaaaagAATTGATGGCTCAATGTCATATGAAGGCGAAAAAACTGGAGGATAGCGAAAGTGAAAATCATAAGAAATGTGGTGAAgttatgaaaacattttctaaaatggtAATGAACATATTTGTTAGACCCCCTATATAATCATAGTATCCAATCCCTGAAACGCaatactaattttttttcttttcttttcttttagcaATCACCCCCGTTATTTATGCACCAAATGCctttagatcaatattttgcAAAGTGTGATTCATTTACCCAATACTTTTCCCTAtacataaaggaaaattttaaaattgaagaATATATAGACATGGAAACAAGTTTGGGTGAAAGTCAAGAAACTGTGGAAAAGcttgagaaattaaaaaaagcgTAAGTACTAGGGATAGTAATGAGATGCACAAGGTAGACTTAaaggaattattatttttttttaatttaattgggtCGACTTTCAACAACTAGATTTTTAGAAAGTTgaattttccacttttttttaatttggataaATTGATATCgccattttacaaatttggataggTAGACCTTCTCAACTTTTTGCCGACTTTCCTTTGAATTTTCCGAGTATCAAGAATACTTTTTGTTGACTTTTGAGATTAAGATTCCATACTTTCCTTTGAATTTTCCAAGTATCAAGAATAGATTAGTTGATTTCATCTAACAATCTTGGGCATTCAGCCAAAAATCCAATGTTctttaattccaaattttaggaaaatattggGCTTTGTCCGATTAAttccaaattttaggaaaatattggGCTTTGCCCGATTAAttccaaattttaggaaaatattcgATAGGGTTGCTGAACATCGGCTTCGACCAAAAAACCcccttcggtcgagctctaccaCAGAGGAAGCCACCTCGAAGTAAAGCGAAAATGGCTATTTATCACAATGTAGTAATATTTATTATACCAGCATATACGACTATAAATTAggttttgaattaaattaaaattatacattttctttgcatgtaaaaaaaaaaataaatattgatttttatacttatacgttttttgttaataatttcCTTTTTCAATAGTATCGAAAAATACACCCTAGCCTACATAACGGAAAAAGCTAAGAAAAATGCTTTACAATGTGCCATGGATGCCTTAAATGGTACCCAGATTCATGTTATCAGTCTATCCGATATGCAAAGAGAAACGCAAGAATTGATTCAAGCAAGAAGTCGTCATGATATTGCCAATCAAACTTTGATGCAACAAATAATCCATCAGATCCAACAAAAATCTCAACAAACTGTTGAACTAATATTGTatgaaaatacaaaacaaaaattggaaaGGGCTCTAAAGCGTCATGAAAATGATCGTAGTCTAACTAAAGTAATATCAGAGGCTTTATCCAATGCTGAACTCATATGGATGACCATTCAATTGGATATGGAAAAGAAACGTAATCGTTTTGATAATACCGAACAATTGACAGCAGATTCACAACGATGTCAATTGCGTATACAGCACATGAAGAATGCTCAATCAATGGGTATGTCAGAAGAGTTTATACAACAATTGGCTCAAATGTTGGGACAACATTTACATCAAAATTTACGCTGTGAAGTGAAAACTTGCTTGTATGAATATGAGAAATTTAAgcggttaatgaactattccctgCAAGGATTATTAAATCGAAAACCTTATGCCTCAGCTATGGAAAAATTAAAGGAGATGTATGTTGTTGAATTTCGTATGTTAGAGATGGGGTTTTTTGttaatgtttgtttgttttttcttttgtatttttttagtaaTCGAATTGAGTCCATTTTACATCCGTTTGTTTATGATAGTCCCGTGATGGCTCCCATGTTTGAAAATGTCCATTATTTAAAACCAATTTTCAATGTGAAAACACAACAACATCGTGTTGATAAACTGCTGAGACAATTACGTACAGAGTTCCATGAGAATGTTACAGAGCGTTTGGTAAGTTTGGTTTTTTGGAAATACAACTCTTCTTATTTAATTATATCTTAATTATAAGCGccttaaagcaaattttcagtCACTATAATATTTTCCGTTTACAACGAAATGGCCCTGCGGGTATATAAATATACGAAAATTCATTTTAATCCAAGCGAAGTTTTGAAATAACTTGCCCATAAGCAAGTAACATATATGATATAGAGTGTGGACTTTATAATATATACTGCTGCGTTTCATTAAACACACGAATTGAGATTTCTTTAAGGGGATATATAGAAGGATTACATACATAAAGGAGCATCAATAAAAAAcatagacaaaatctttggtacACCTTTTTACATGGAGCCATGTACGGAatatggagaaataaaattaaaaaaatgttttacaggCTCACAAAATCAAATAGGGAGATTAGCTGTATATAAAATTGTTCGATATAGCTCATCCTAGAgaattgcatagaaaatttttatctattttaTTTATCCATAGCGACAACTTGAACGGAAAAACGCAAAAATTTAAGCACATCTCTTGGTTGGTTTCTTTGAAAACATCTGATCGTAACATGTTGTCGTATATTACATCAAGACGTATATCGGTGTATAAAAATAGTACAAATTCGGTTAATATcgggtctgtagaaaattttaggtaGTTAGGGGCATTTGAGACCATACAttaatggccagtttctcatcctccgattaattttagcCGGAGGATAGACCtacggttagtaaaatttttgtatgagatcagctgttttatcgacacgataaataataacaagacattgagaaaccggcccttaatataaagatttcaagTGAATTTGATTGAACCAAACCCCTCtctcagaaatacaatttgtagcattaaattttagatttgtaggaaatttttttgtttaatttctagATTTCTGTCTAAGCGTTTAAGAAGATATAATCGGAATATCACTTTTGGTACGATTTCAGATCTAAATTCCGTAAATTTGTACAGTGGATGGGTATTGATcgaaatgggtaattttaattaaaatgaaaataataatatttgcgATATTTAGTATAATTTATATAtccaaaaataaattagttcatgttcaAACGGAAATTTTTTGCAAGATCTTTCTAAGTCATTGCTTTaaatgtacatccaaaaatgGTCTTTTTGATATGGTCTTCATTTTCCCTttacaagaagttcttttgaggattttaaaaatcctttgttttactaattttttttcgcaataaaaataaattttttgaatttttctgtaagtaaaccaaaataagaacaaataaaatagtgggagttttcaaaaaatatttgaaaaatatacctaTTTATTTCTAGGCAGATGTGGAATTTGCGATAAAATACTTGccaatattatttttgaaaaaataaagaaaaaaaattatatgtatttgtaattttttccttatttatttatttaatgaaaTCCGAAATACTGAAATAGCATCACATCGCAAGGACTAATATGAAATCAATGCAGTGGATGATTAAAAAGGTGGCTTttgccctatgacaagcccatgtaaaattcattgcatctgagccaattttgcaccacttgcaGATCCAAGTGGTGCTTTTTTAGCTGGGTATAATCCTCACAACCCCTTTtggatctaaaatacctctagcttCTTTCTATGCTTCAAGAAATCAAGTCAAATAAGTCAAATCATGCACCGATATatactaaaatttagcacagctTCATACGAGCCtaaaatacttatagatttcaaattacgAACAAATCGGATGAACATGGAAGTCGTAATTTTTAGAAGTCCAATCGGGAGATGGTAAATATGGGTGATATATCaagacatggaccgatatagaccaaatttagcacagctctttacggacctaaaatacttctggattttaagtttcaagcaaatcaaatgaaaattgaagtcaaatcggaagatcttTCTAATGgggttatatcgaaacatgttgCGATATAGCCAATCTTCGAACCTAACCTGCTTACAGACAAACGACgagtttgtgctaaatttgcaccacgatagcttcattattgaaggttctagcgtgattataacagacagGCAAAAACCAgatagatagacagacagacggacattgctagatcaagaatatgtatactttatatagacggaaatcgatatttcgatatgttacaaatgcAACTACAAACATATTATAACTCCATTACCATCCTATGGGGGTTAGTATAAAAATGGGTCTAAATTTTAATCTCGATGGAGGATTAAAATTTAGACCCATTTTTAAACGATATTCGTGCGTTATTTATTATAAACTCTTTTGCAGAtttcaaacttttctttgttgttcaaCAGCAATATACCATTTatccacaattttttcatagaaagtcCTTATATctcaaaacatttttgttctacCTTTATTACAGGAAAAAGATAAACTTTGGCGTTATAGCCAATTACTATGGATTTGGTTTCTTACTGAGCCCCGGCGTGTATTGCATGCAATTGAAGAAGCTAAAAAAGCTGCATCTAAAGTACCCCAAATGACTGGCATCAAAACTTTAGGAGGAATCAAacgtaaatgaaattaaaaatgcataaacaaagtaaaacaaaatttcattaatatttttattctaatcgatttagatattttaaaagttgttttttttcaagtatataaaataaagttaaagctataaaaaataacaaaaaggaaAACTACTAATTGAATGGATCAAATAACAACGAATCCATGGATACAACCATTTCCACCCATACATTTATAAATTTGCAGTGTAACAATAAAGCTCTATACAGTGTATCATTTCAGAAGTGGACACCATAGTCGCCTATATATGGtctacatttgggaggtgtccagctatgagaggttaatttttatatgttaatatagcaaacgtataTAATTGTCCACTTTTGTCAGGTGTAtatttttcagagtgtccaagtttgagaggtttcactgtatatggtGTTTAGAAATATCTTGATATAAccacaatattattttaaactTACGTATATGTTTACTACCAAAGAAAATGAAACCATAAGAATCCTCAAACCATATTTTAGTGAGAACAATATTGTaaggtatgtatgtatattgaaCGCAAATGTCTATCAAAATGTATATCTGATTATATGTATATGAATGCTGTTTATTCCCATAAAGATGATCTATTGATGCTATAATGATTACTAAGGTTATTGAGATGAAATAGTAGGGGTATTCAATATGGAGTTAGTTGTTTGTGAATTGGTAAGTTTCTAAATACATTTGCCTTTTGTATTGAATTACTCACATTACTATATAGTTTGCCATGGAACACAAAGTCCTCAGAGTAAGCTGCTGGTGACCGcgattgagccaaaaataatctaccaaaatttaagccaaattctaccaaaaaatctttttttcaaaattttttgacgaaatttcctatagaaataaaattttgacgaaatttcctatagaaataaaattttgacaaaattttccatagaaataaaattttgacaaaattttccatagaaataaaattttgacaacattttctttagaaataaaattttgacaaaattttccatagaaataaaattttgacaaaattttctatagaataaaattttgacaacattttctatagaaataaaattttgacaaaattttctatagaaataaaattttgacaaaattttctatagaaataaaattttgacaaaattttctatagaaataaaattttgataaaattttctatagaaataaaattttgacaaaattttctattgaaataacattttgacaaaattttctatagaaataaaattttgacaaaattttctatagaaataaaatttggacaaaattttctatagaaataaaatttggacaaaattttctatagaaataaaattttgacaaaattttctatagaaataaaattttgacaaaattttctatagaaataaaattttgacaaaattttctatagaaataaaattttgaaaaaattttctgtagaaataaaattttgactaaattttctatagaaataaaattttgactaaattttctatagaaataaaattttgactaaattttctatagaaggaaaaagaatagaaaatttagtcaaaattttatttctatagaaaattttgtcaaaattttatttctatagaaaattttgtcaaaagtttattcgttgagaaaattttgtcaaaagtttattcgtagagaaaattttgtcaaaactttatttctatagaaacttttgtcaaccttttatttctatagaaaattttgtcaaaattttatttctatagaaaattttgtcaaaattttatttctatagaaaatgttgtcataattttatttctatagaaaattttcacaaaattttatttctacagaaaattttgtcaaaattttatttctatagaaaattttgtcaaaattttatttctatagaaaattttgtcaaaatttcatttctatagaaaattttgtcataattttatttctatagaaaattttgtcaaaattttatttctatagaaaattttgtcaaaattttatttctatagaaaattttgtcaaaattttatttctatagaaaattttgtcaacattttatttctatagaaaattttgtcaaaattttatttctatagaaaattttgtcaaaattttatttctatagaaaattttgtcaaaattttatttctatagaaaattttgtcaaaattttatttctatagaaaattttgtcaaaattttatttctatagaaaattttgtcaaaattttatttctatagaaaattttgtcaaaattttattctatagaaaattttgccaaatttttttttctatagaaaatttagtcaaaattttatttctatagaaaattgtgccaaaaatttatttctatagaaaattgtgccaaaattttatttctataaaaaatgtcaaaattttttctatagaaaattttgtcaaaattttatttctatagaaactttaattaaaatgttatttctatagaaaattttgtcaaaatgttatttctatagaaaattttgtcaaaatgttatttctatagaaaattttgtcaaaattttatttctataggaaattttgtcaaaattttatttctatagaaaattttgtcaaaatgttatttctatagaaaattttgtcaaaattttatttctatagaaaattttgtcaaaattttatttctatagaaaattttgtcaaaaattttctatagaaataaaattttgacaaaattttctatagaaataaaattgtgacaaaattttctatagaaataaaattttgacaaaatttcctatagaaataaaattttgacaaaattttctatagaaataacattttgacaaaattttctatagaaataacattttaattaaagtttctatagaaataaaattttgacaaaattttctatagaaaaaaattttgacattttttatagaaataaaattttggcacaattttctatagaaataaaattttgacaaaattttctatagaaaaaaaatttggcaaaattttctatagaataaaattttgacaaaattttgaaaaattttctatagaaataaaattttgacaaaattttctatagaaataaaattttgacaaaattttctatagaaataaaattgtgacaaaattttctatagaaataaaattttgacaaaattttctatagaaataaaatgttgacaaaattttctatagaaataaaattttgacaaaattttctatagaaataaaatgttgacaaaattttctatagaaataaaattttgacaaaattttctatagaaataaaattttgacaaaattttctatagaaataaaattttgacaaagttttctatagaaataaaattttgacaaaattttctatagaaatagaaataaaattttccgtggaaaaaaaatttgacaaaattttctgtggaaaaaaattttgacaaaattttctatagaaataacattttgacaaaattttctatagaaatacaatttttacaaaattttctatagaaataaaattttgacaaaatgttcgaaaaaGCTCAGCTCAAAAAATGAACGCAAAGCCTACACCAGTCAACTCATCGAACATCTAAGGTataatttctgaagaaataaaaagctTGCAAAAAATTAGCATTTCCGCCCTactacaagcccatgttaaattcatcgaaaACGTTACAAATGTTCACTACTTcctgatcaaaattttgctatcgaaacaatttttttctggaagttcctattttgcaccactttgttgTCATCAaaagaaccatttttatttttgtatatttaaccATGCTTTTATTTGTCATCCAATCATGTCGGtttaacattattattattcatCCTTTTGATTTGAAGTCCTTTTATTAATCACTATTTACTATTTATCTTAAAGTTGATTTGTCACCATTCAAAAGAAAACCCATAAAATCGAGAAAAAACAGGGGATGTTGTCTTCGGGATGGGAGAAATAAACCATTACCAGTTATTGCTTTTGTTATGATTTTTCTTCCAATAATCAACCGCTTACCAAAGTAACAACGCAACGCAATGTTGCCATAAACATTGAAACCAAACGTTCGTCAAAATGGCTGGCAAAGACAGCATATCACAGCAAAAACAACGCAACACTAAACATCATCCGAAAATCTCAGTAACAGTTTGAAATGTTAATTAAGAGACTGTCAATAAAAGTAAGACACCCCAAGTTGTTATCCGTATGCAGACCTTCGACTTGTGTGCGAGAAATcaatgtcaaaatgtatttggaGAAGATGAAAAGAATAGGTAACTaagttattgttgttgtgaATAACCACATTTGTTTGGCCATGTAGTTTTGGGACTAAACGCAACAATTTCTTATTTGATTGTTACGGAGAGTAAAAACAGAACGAAAAACATTGAAGTGATGACAACCATTCATACAAAGAAGTTAGAATATGGACGACAGGCTCCCAGACCATCTGAGGCACGCGACACGAACAAgaataaaatgaatgaaatgaacaAGAACATTATTCGGATTCTGGTAAATATGTTACAACAAATTTAGACTATTAAACAAATCGGCAATTACAGGAGGTCAAATACGAgtgcagaaatgaaatttttatgaatggaAATACTTTTGGGTTTTTGAGTCCATACTTTCATAAATGCCCAACAGTATACATAGGGCATTTCCATAATGAAAGGGATAATTTGATAATGATAAGAACCAAAAACTTTTAATCGCTATTAGTTGAACACTTTAAAAAAGGGTGGCGTATGGGTGATGAATTTTACCTTAATCCGTGCGTTCCACGTACGCACCAAATAACTTTCCACTGCATGTAAAGTATTGCCAGTATTGGGTATTCTGAGTTTggatggggaatttccataaatttgggaatttttgagggggagttttttggtttttcttttctaacaaaattttatttctatagaaaattttgttgaaattttatttctatagaaagattttgcccaaattttgtttctatagaaaattttgtcaaaattttatttctatagaaaattttgtcaaaatttatttctatagaaaattttgtcaaaattttatttctatagaaaattttgtccaaattttcgttctatagaaaattttgtcaaaattttctttctatagaaaattttgtcaattttctttctatagaaaatttagtcaaaattttatttctatagaaaatttagtcaaaattttatttctatagaaaattttgtcaaaattttatttctatagaaaattttgtcaaaattttatttctatagaaaattttgtcaaaagtttattcgttgagaaaattttgtcaaaagtttattcgtagagaaaattttgtcaaaactttatttctatagaaacttttgtcaacattttatttctatagaaaattttgtcaaaattttatttctatagaaaattttgtcaacattttatttctatagaaaatgttgtcataattttatttctatagaaaattttcacaaaattttatttctacagaaaattttgtcaaaattttatttctatagaaaattttgtcaaaatttcatttctatagaaaattttgtcaaaatttcatttctatagaaaattttgtcataattttatttctatagaaaattttgtcaaaattttatttctatagaaaattttgtcaacattttatttctatagaatattttgtcataattttatttctataaaaaattttgtcaaaattttatttttattatttgtaatttttggtCATTTTTATTGCAGTTAGTTTTATATTGTTCTATTCTCATTCTgtgttattattaaaaaaaatagaactcatatttacataattttatttataaaacaagtaaggaaagtctaaagtcgggcggagccgactatattataccctgcaccactttgtagatctaaattttcgataccatatcacatccgtcagatgtgttgggtgctatatataaaggtttgtcccaaatacatacatttaaatatcactcgatttggacagaatttgatagacttttacaaaatctatagacgcaaaatttaagttggctaatgcactagggtggaacacaattttagtaaaaaaaaatatgggaaacatttaaatctgaagcaattttaaggaaacttcgaaaaagtttatttatgatttatcgctcgatatatatgtatgtattagaagtttaggaaaattagagtcatttttacaacttttcgactaagcagtggcgattttacaaggaaaatgttggtattttgaccatttttgtcgaaatcagaaaaacatatatatgggagctatatctaaatctg
Encoded here:
- the dgt3 gene encoding dim gamma-tubulin 3 isoform X1 — its product is MGDLINNMEILKKLGFDSSNQWIFYDERFHKFFDFFANNITDANILMETEVLDHEEYIKRNQYLDAKERKHRLDELEREYSGLLSPNTVDKIDSLQQEYEIMEKSYNEYNELVEDMRDTKHLLNCEFSKLEDRYNILKNKEKELMAQCHMKAKKLEDSESENHKKCGEVMKTFSKMQSPPLFMHQMPLDQYFAKCDSFTQYFSLYIKENFKIEEYIDMETSLGESQETVEKLEKLKKAIEKYTLAYITEKAKKNALQCAMDALNGTQIHVISLSDMQRETQELIQARSRHDIANQTLMQQIIHQIQQKSQQTVELILYENTKQKLERALKRHENDRSLTKVISEALSNAELIWMTIQLDMEKKRNRFDNTEQLTADSQRCQLRIQHMKNAQSMGMSEEFIQQLAQMLGQHLHQNLRCEVKTCLYEYEKFKRLMNYSLQGLLNRKPYASAMEKLKEINRIESILHPFVYDSPVMAPMFENVHYLKPIFNVKTQQHRVDKLLRQLRTEFHENVTERLEKDKLWRYSQLLWIWFLTEPRRVLHAIEEAKKAASKVPQMTGIKTLGGIKRK
- the dgt3 gene encoding dim gamma-tubulin 3 isoform X2, producing MEILKKLGFDSSNQWIFYDERFHKFFDFFANNITDANILMETEVLDHEEYIKRNQYLDAKERKHRLDELEREYSGLLSPNTVDKIDSLQQEYEIMEKSYNEYNELVEDMRDTKHLLNCEFSKLEDRYNILKNKEKELMAQCHMKAKKLEDSESENHKKCGEVMKTFSKMQSPPLFMHQMPLDQYFAKCDSFTQYFSLYIKENFKIEEYIDMETSLGESQETVEKLEKLKKAIEKYTLAYITEKAKKNALQCAMDALNGTQIHVISLSDMQRETQELIQARSRHDIANQTLMQQIIHQIQQKSQQTVELILYENTKQKLERALKRHENDRSLTKVISEALSNAELIWMTIQLDMEKKRNRFDNTEQLTADSQRCQLRIQHMKNAQSMGMSEEFIQQLAQMLGQHLHQNLRCEVKTCLYEYEKFKRLMNYSLQGLLNRKPYASAMEKLKEINRIESILHPFVYDSPVMAPMFENVHYLKPIFNVKTQQHRVDKLLRQLRTEFHENVTERLEKDKLWRYSQLLWIWFLTEPRRVLHAIEEAKKAASKVPQMTGIKTLGGIKRK